The DNA window CGTCTTCGCCGCGTCTCGAAGGATGGGCGCGTCGTGGCCTCATGGTTCGAGACGGCGCAAGAGCGCCTCCTCACCATGAGGAACGTCCTAAATCAGGCCAGCGTCGCCTTCAGCGCGGTCGCCGCCGAGGCGTAGCCCCCGCGCGCGCCGTCGATGAAGTGGACGTGATCGCTGCGCAGCGCCGACGGCGTAAAGCAGGTCATCATCGCCGCGTCCTGCCGGTGGACCCCATATCGCACGCTACCAGCCGCGGCCGCCACGGCCAGGCGCTGGGTCAGCGCGCGCTCCAGTTCAGGCGTGCAATCCAGCACCATGCGCAGTCCGTCGTCGTATTTGCGGAAGTCGGAATTCTCCACCACTTGCTGCACATAGGTTTTCGGCACGAAGCCGCCGACGCTGATGCCGAAGCGCATGACGAGGTAGACGAACAGCGTGCGGGCGAGCACGACAGCGCGGCGCTTCAACAGCGATCCGCCGCGCGCGGCGCGCGCCTCGAAATCGGCGCCGGCAGGCGGCCATCGCAGCGACGGGCCGCCCGGCGGCACCGGTCGTCCCGCTTCCGGGCTGCGCTCGACCAGCGCGATGACGTCTTCGATCACCTTGCGAAAGAGCAGCGGATCGGCGCCGCGAGCCGGCACCACCAGTACCGAGAGAATGAGACCGCGCACGGAAGGAATTTCCTCGAACCGGCACGATAGCCCGGTGAGATCGGGCTGCGTGCCTGATGATGCCTTCGGCACGGCGAACTCGCCGCGCTTCATCGCGGCTTCGGCCCAGCCGAGACCGCCGCCGGAAAACATCGCATAGGACAAATTCGGCGACGGCCCGAACCGGGCGACGCGAACATCCAGGCCCTGCGCGCGCACCGCGGCGATCGGCACCAGCGCGACCCGCATTACCAGATTGAGGCTCTCCTCAACCCAGATCGCACTTGCCGCCAGCGCCTCGCCGGTGCGCGCGAGATCGTCGGGCGACACCGCAAAGCTCGCGCCGTCGCCGCCGAACACGAACGGAAATTCGCGCCCTTCCAGCGCGTTGGCGACCGCCGCGATGACCGAAGCGCCGGCCATGTTGACCGCCTTGTAGCGCGCTTCCGCGATCGCCCTGGTGGATTCCACGATATCGGCAACGCCGATGCTCCAGTTGTCCGGCAGCGGCGAATACAGCGCCGGGTCCATCAGGCTGCCGAAGCCGCGAAAGACCGGGATGCCGCTGTAGAAGCTATCGCTGGTGGCGGACGTGGTCATGGGCGCGGGGCGATCCGGATCTTTGAGAGATCGTCAAACAGATACGGCGGGGTTTGAAATTCGGTTTCGTTTACCGGCGCCCGAGCCGGGACGCTGCAAGCGTCCTCGAATGGCATGGTGCCGCTACGCGCCGGCAACGCAAGTCCCACATTCCTCAACTCAGGGGATGTGCCGGACAGGGCCAAGCCGGTGCTTTCTGGGTGCCGATGATCTCGGGCGCGTGCGCGCGGACCGCGGCATCGCAGAGCGCATAGCCCCAGTTGATCAGCTGCTCCTGTTCGATATTGCTGAACGGGTTCAGCCGGGTGCGGATCGTGGCGAGCGGTTTCACCAGGGCGTCGCTGCAGGGCAGCGCATCGCTCAGATGATAGTTCGCGATGTCGGTCGCGATCCCCCAATATCCGCCCCCACGGGCCTTGTTGGTGAAATCAGCGATCAGCGCGCGCTTGCGCAAGCCGCGGGATTGATCGGTCGCGATGCTGAGCGCGCGAAGTGTCTGCTTCACCCAATCGGTCTCGACGGTCGCGCCGGCGTCGAACGGGGCGCCGGCGTCGCTGACCAGCACGTTCTGGCAGCGATTCCACACGGTCTCGAGACCAAGATTGTCGTAGACGCCGCCGTCGGTCAAAAAGAGCCGTGCGGTATAGGCTGGATTTCCGCTGTAGATAGCGCCGTCGACCGCTTCGAATACCCCCGGGGAATCGAGGATGACCGGCGAAAGAAAGGGCGGGAAGGCGCTCGAAGCGGCGACGGCCTTGGCCAGCGGCAGGCTCGGCGTCGGGATCAGTCCGAGCAGATAATCGCCCATATAGGCTTTGGAGAAGCGGAAGTCGCGGCCGGTCTGCAGGTTCGTCGCATTGAACACAAACGTCGGCGTATCGGGCAGCTGATTGAGGCCGATCGGAAAAAGCTCCTGGTATTTGGCCGCAATCACGTCGCTCACGGACTTCCATGGCGTCAGCAGGCCCTCACCGATGGCGACGGAATCGATTTGTTGCTTGCAGAATGCCCGCAGCGGATCCACGACAAGCTCCTGGTAATGCGCGATATCGGGAGACGCGATCAGGCGCTCCCATGCGGCGGCGAGGACGCCCGCAAAAATCGAGCCTCCGGATACGCTGGAGACACGCGTCAGTTTCGGCAAGATCCCGAGCTCGGTCAGACGCCAGCATGAGCCGATATGAAACAGCGTAGCGCGAAACCCTCCCCCTGACAGGGCGAGAGCAATGCCCGGCTTAACTCCTTCGGACCCAAATGGCACGTGCGCTTCCCCCCGCTATGCGCCAAGCTTAGTCAGACAGTTTTGGGGTGTCTATTCCGATTCCGATCTCATCTATCTCGAAGCGGCCGACCGATCTGTCAGATCGGTTACCCTTCCGTTTTCGACAGCCCGCGCAGCACCAGTTGATTCAGACGATTGGCGAAGGCGGCAGGATCTTCGGGCAATTCGCCGTCGAGGATTTGCGCCTGCTCCAGCAGCAGAAACGACAGGTCTGCCGCGGCGTCCTTGTTGCCGGCGATCGCCGCGACCAGGGGATGGCGCATATTGATTTCGAGGATCGGCTTGGCGCCGGCCCCCTTGTTCTGCTGCGCCAGCAAACGCTCGAGCTGACGGTCCCGTGCATTGCCGCCGGCCACCAGGCATGAGGCGCTGGTGGTCAGCCGCTGCGACGCCCGCACGTCGGACACCCGCTCGCCGAGGGTATCCTTGATCACGGCGATGGTCGCCGCCTCATCAGTGCCGGAGTTTTCCTTGTTCTTGTCGTCGGCATGTTCGTCGAGCAGCGGGATCAGGCCGAAGTCGACGTCGCCCTGGCTCAGCGATTTGAGCGGCTTGCCGCCGAAATCGAGCGGCGCCGAGGTCCAGAACGCGTCGACCGGATCGGTCAGCAGCAAGACCTCGATGCCACGGGCACTGGCCGATTCCAGCTTGGGATTCGACTTCAGCCGGTCGAGACTGTCGCCGACGAGATAATAGACCTCGGTCTGGTTCGGCTTCAGGCTTTCGGCGTATTGCTTCAGCGAGCGCCGCTCGCCCGCGGTCGTGGTGAAGCGCGACAACGCCAGCAATTTTTCGCGCCGCTCGAAATCCTCCCAGATTCCTTCCTTGATGACCGGACCGAATGCGTCCCATATCTTGGCGAAAGCTTCCGGCTCCTTCTCGCCCAGGGTTTCCAGTTCGCCGATCACGCGGCCGGTCACGGCCTTTCGGATTTGCGCGAGCTGCGGATTGTTCTGCAGCATCTCGCGGGAAATATTGAGCGGAAGATCCTCGCTGTCGATCACGCCGCGGATGAACCTGAGATAGCCGGGCAACAGGTCGGCATCGTCGGCGATGAAGACGCGGCGGACATAGAGTTTCACCTTGCCCTTGCGTGACGGCTCGAACAGATCGAACGGTTTTGTCGACGGCGCGAACAACAGCACGGCATAGGACTGACGCCCTTCGGCGCGATAGTGCAGCGTCATCGCGGGATCGTCGAAGGCGCCCGCGATCGCCCGGTAGGCCTGGGTATAATCTTCTGCCGTCAGCTCCGATTTCGAGCGCTGCCACAGCGCGCTCGCCGAATTGATCTGGCGCGGTTCGCCATCTTCCGGCTTGAGCTCGATCGGAAACTGGATGTTGTCGGAATAGGCGCGCACGATGCGCTCGATCTCGTAGGTTTCGAGATATTTTGCCGCGTCCTGTTTCAGATGCAGCACGATTTCGGTTCCGCGTGCGATGCGGCTGGCGTCCTCCTCGCTTGCGGGGGCGATTTCAAAGCCGCTGCCGCCCGATGACGACCAGGTCCAGACCTGATCGGTTCCGGCGCGGCGGCTGGTGACGACGATGCGATCGGCGACCATGAACGCCGAATAAAATCCGACCCCGAACTGGCCGATCAGGCCGGCGCCGTCCTTGGCCTCGGTCAGGCGGGACAGAAAGGATTTGGTGCCCGAACGCGCGATCGTTCCGAGATTGTCGATCAGTTCCTGCCGGTCCATCCCGATGCCGCTGTCGATCACGCTGAGCGTGCCGGCCTTCTTGTCGGGCGCAATGCGGATTTTCGGCGGCGCCCCGTCGGCGATCAGGTCGGGGGCGGCGATCGCCTCGTAGCGCAGCTTGTCGCAGGCGTCCGACGCGTTCGAGATCAATTCACGCAGGAAAATATCGGTCTCCGAATAGACCGAATGCACCATCAGGTGCAGCAATTCGGCGACCTCGGCCTGGAAGGGCTGGGAAACGGCTGATGTGTCGGTATTGACGGTCATATCGATCTCGCTGAACGGGCGGGCAAGGTGGCGGAAAAATCCGATATAGCGATATCACATTCGCTGGCAAGTTCGGACGCGGCCGCACCGCGGAGCCCGGCTTAAAGGCTTGCTTTAAATTATTATTTCGCGCGGCTGGTGCATCCGCTACACGAAGAGACAGGTAATCGAATTTCAGCCGTCAAATCTCGCCGAACAGCGGGGTTCGATCGCAAGGGCCGGGGAAGGGCAAATGCGGCTCTTGGGATGCGGCGTCAGGTGCGTGCGGGGCGGCCGGGAGGTATTCTCAGCCCTCGATTTCGAGACCTCGTCGGGCGAGGCGCTGGCCGTGACCGGCCCCAATGGCGCGGGCAAGACTTCGCTGCTGCGGCTGATTGCCGGGCTATTGACGATGTCGGATGGATCGATCCGGCTGGAGGGCGGCGAGAGCGAACTGCCCCTGCCCGAACAGGCCCACTATCTCGGCCACCGCGACGCGCTGAAACCCGCATTGAGCGTGATGGAAAACCTCGCCTTCTGGCGGGAGTTTTTGGGCGGCGAGGCGGACGATGCCGGGGCGGGCCTGGCCGCGGTCGGGCTCGATCATGCCGCGCATCTGCCGGCGGCGTATCTGTCGGCCGGACAGCGGCGGCGGCTGTCGATCGCCCGGCTGCTGGCGGTGCGGCGGCCGGTCTGGCTGCTGGATGAGCCGACCAACGCGCTCGACGTGGCCGGACAGAGCCTGTTCGCCACCGTGATGGCTGATCATCTGGCGCGCGGCGGCCTGATCATCGCCGCCACCCACGCGCCGCTGGGGCTGCCCGCGAAGGAATTGCGGATCGGGGGCGCGACATGAATAAGCAAGGCCTGCGGCTCAGCGCGAATCTATCCGTTCCCTCCCCCCTTGTGGGGTCGAGACGAGCGAAGCTCGCTCTCAGGGGTCAGGGAGGGGGGTGCCGCGCGACGTGCTGCTTCGGTTTGCACTTTGACTTTTCTCAAAAGGCCGACGCACCTTTTTTGTGGCTACCCCCCTCCCCAGCCCTCCCCCACAAGGGGAGAGGGAGCGGACTGTGCTTGCCGTCAGATCAGAGGATGCAAAATCACGTACAACGGTGCCCCGCATGACCGCCGTCGCCGCGCTGATCAGGCGGGATCTGCGGATCGCGCTGCGGGTTGGCGGCGGGGCGCTGATCGGCGTGCTGTTTTTTCTCACCGTGGTGGTGCTGATGCCATTCGCGGTCGGACCCGATCTTGCATTGTTGGCGCGGCTGGGGCCGGCAATTCTCTGGCTCGGCGCGCTGCTCGCAAGCCTGCTGACGCTGGACCGGCTGTTCACGGCCGACCACGAGGATGGCTCGCTCGACCTGATCGTGATGAGCCGGACACCGCTGGAACTGGCCTGCGCCGCGAAAGCGCTGGCGCACTGGCTGGCCGCCGGGTTGCCGCTGATCATCGCCACCCCGGTGCTGGGGCTATTGCTCAATCTCGACGCCGCTTCGACGTCGGCGGTCGCGCTGACGCTGCTGGCGGGAACACCGGCGCTGACATTTACCGGCATGATCGGCGCGTCGCTGGCGGTGACGCTGCATCGCGGCGGATTGTTGCTGGCGGTGCTGGTGCTGCCGCTGTCGATCCCGGTGCTGATCTTCGGCGTGGCGGCCTCGCAGGCCGCGATCAGCGGCCCGTCGTCGTTCGGCGCGCCGTTCTCGATCCTGTGCGCGCTGTCGCTGGTCAGCTTCGTGATCGGACCGTTCGCTGCCGCCGCCAGCCTGCGGCACGGCCTCGACTGATCACGCCGTGTTGCCGGCGTCGATGGTGAAGACGGTGCCGGTGACATTGCGGCCGCCCTCTCCGAGCAGATATTCCACCATGCGGGCGACATCGTCGGGCTCCGGCAGCCGGCGCAACGCGCTGCGGCCGGCGATGCGTTTGCGCTGTTCTTCCCCGAGGCCTTGCGTCAATTCGGTATCGACAAAGCCCGGCGCAATCGCGTTCACGGTGATCCCGAGCTTGCCGACCTCGCGCGCCAGCGACCGGGTAAAGCCCGATGCCGCGGCCTTGGTCGCGCCGTACACGGACAGGCCGTTATAGCCGGTCGTTGCGATGATCGACGACATGTTGATGATGCGGCCGGCGCCGTCGGCCATCATCTGCCGCACGATATATTTTGTGAGAATGATCGGCGACAAAGTGTTGAGACGCAGCAGCGCCTCGATCTCGGTGTTGTGCATGGTGGCGAGCAGGCCCTCGGTGCCGATGCCGGCGTTGTTGACGAGGCCGTAGATGGCGCCGAACTGGTCCCGCAAGCCCTTCACAAAGGCCGGGATCGCATCGACCTCGCTCAGGTCGAACGCCCTGAACTGCAGGCCGCCGCTGCCGTCCTTGATGTGGCGGATGGCCTCGCGCAGTTCGTCGCTTTCGCGCCGCGCCACCGCGATCACGTTGTAGCCGGCCGCAGCCAGCCTTCGCGCGATGGCAAGGCCGATGCCACGGCTTCCCCCGGTGACCAGGATGTTATGCATCGTGTCGCGCCAGCTTGCCGGCCGCGGTGATATCGAGCGCTGCGACGAATTTGATCATGGCAGGCACTTTGTGAGGCGCCAGCGATGTCCGACAATCCGTCAGAATTTTATCGCGGATTCCATCGCTGCGGGATGTATCGCAGCCATCGGCCAGAATGACATCGGCGACCACGATGGCGCCGGTGATCGGGCTGCGCCGCGATCTGGCGCGCGACATCCGCACCTCGGCATGGCGGTTGATGACGGCCTCGATTTCCTCCGGGTGAACCTTCAGCCCGCCGATATTGATGATGCCGCCGCGCCGGCCGACGAAGTGATAGCGGTCACCGCGCCGCTCGACCATGTCGCCGGTATCGACGAATCCCTCACCGTCGGTCAGGGCGGCCGCGTTGTGGCCGACATAGGCATGTGCGGTCCGCGTCGAGCGAATCCGCAGCGATCCGTCCTCGACTTTCATCTCGACGCCGTCGGGACTCTTGCCGAGCATGCTGGCGGGAAAGCCCTCCAGGCCATCGTTGACGGCAAAGCCCACGCCCGCCTCGGTCGACGCATAGGCATGACCGATCGAGGCCGCGGGAAAGGCCCGGCTCAATCCGTCGAGGACCGCCTGGTCGGCGATCTCCCCCGACAAACGAACGTAACGCGGCGAGAAACCCGCGACCGCCCCGCTCATCAGAAGTTTGCGCCAGTGCGACGGCGTGCCCGATATGTGCGAGACGCCCCGCGCTTGCAGGCGCGCCACGTAATCGCCGATCGGCTCGCCCGGCTCCGACAATACCATCGAGCCGCCGCCAATGATGGCGCGCAAGAATATCTGAAGGCCGCCATAGCGCCTGATATCATAGAAGGTCGCCCAAACCGGCGCAGCGCCGCGCGCCGGACCATCCGCGACAATCGCGCCGCTTAATCCCTCCAGCGTATGGCGCACGATTTTCGGCACCCCTGACGTGCCCGATGTCAGCATCAGCCATTCCGTCGCCCGTCCGGTTTTTGCCTTGGCGCGCGCGGGCGCGGGCGATCGGGCCGCCACGATCAGATACACCTCCGTGTCCGTCCACCGTGGCGGGTGGTCGGTCACGACGGCATCGATATCGGCATCTTCGATCAGGGTGTTGACGTGATCGGCGTTGAGATCGGGCGGACACAGCAGCATTCGCCGCGCGACGCCGTCGAGTTCGGTCATCGCGATGGCCGATGTCAGCTGATCCGAAACGGCCAGCAGCACCGACCGCCCGGCGAGTTCGGCAAGGCGGTCGTCGAGGCAGGTTTCTCCGAGAATGTCGGTCAGCGACACGATTTGCCGCGCATCCGAAATGCTGCGGCCCTTCAGCTCCGGACCGAGATAGTCGCGGAGCGCGAAGACTTCACGCGGGGACATTTTCATAGGCCCTGATGAAGTCGCCTATCGTCAGAGGGAAGCCGGCGTCCTCCGATATGGTAAACGGATCGATGCCGAGATCGTCTTCCAGACGCGCCACCAGGATGGCGAAGCCGAGCGAATCGAAGCCGGTTTCGTGAAGCGACAGACCGTCATCGAGCGGCGGCAAAGTGACTTGCTGCTCGCCGGCGACCCGCTGCATTTCCGAAATAATCCTTAACCTTATCGACATGGATCGCTTCGCCTTCTCGTTAAATCGGGAGAGGCGCAGGATAGAGCGAAAATATGAAGCAAGCCCGCCATTCGGCGATCTTTCGGCTGCGTTGGTAAACGCATGCTCGCCGAGAAACCGCGGATTTGCGATTACACCTGTAAGCTATAGTCGAACCCTGCCGTCCACGATGCGCGCGTAATCGGCTGCACCGATCGGAAGGTAGACGCCGGACTCCGGATCCCTGAGAAACAGCGGGTCCGTCACCAGCCGCGGATCGAATCCCTCGCGGCTCAACTGCTGTTTCTTTTGCTTGAAGGTTTCGGTGGTCTCCAGCGCCGCGCTGATCCGGACGAAAACCGGGTGGGCGTAGGCCGGCAGCCGGCGCGACAGATGATTGCGGAATTCCGTCAGATCAAAGCGGTCACCGGCCACGATGGCGGCCATTCCCGCGCGGCCGTCGGCGCCGGGAATCTCCACGCCATAGGTCGTGGCGTCGATCACGTCAGGGCCATCCAGAATGGCTTCGTTCACTTCGGAGGTCGCGACATTCTCGCCTTTCCAGCGGAAGGTGTCTCCGACCCGGTCGACAAAGTGGAAAAAGCCGCTTTCATCGAGCCGCATCAGATCGCCGGTACGAAACCAGGCGTCGCCGGGCGCCAGCACGTCGCGCAGGATTTTCTTCTCGGTCTCGTCTTTGTCGGTATAGCCCTCGAAGCGGCCGCCGCCGTCGTCGGCGGTGCCTATGCGGCCGATGGCCTCGCCGATTTCGCCGCGCGCGCAGGGAATGCAAAGACCATTCTCCGCGCGAACCGGCACGCCCAGTTCGGCGTCGAGACGAACGATCGCCGCCGGAAAGCGATGGGCCAGCAGCGGCGGAATTCTCCCGATCGCGCCCGGCCTGCCCTCGACGTTGTAAAGCGAGAAATTGCCTTCGGTCGCGGCATAAAATTCGAGGATCCGGGGAATGGCGAAGCGCGCCTGAAAGGCTTCCCAGATATCGCCGCGCAGCCCATTACCGCACGCCAGCCGCAACCGATGCCTGTTTTCGAGTTCAGATACCGGCGCCTTCAGGAGATAGCGGCAGAGTTCGCCGATATACTGGAACAGCGTGCAATCCCAGCGCACGATATCGCTCCAGAATTGGCTCGCGGAAAACTTTTCCGCCAGCACCACCGAGGCTCCCGCGGTCAGCATGCTGCAGGGCGCGACGATGCCGCCGACGCTGTGAAAGAGCGGCAGGCAATCGTAGAGGCGGTCTTCCGGCGACGCGTTCGTCAATCCGGCGAACCAGCCGCCCCAATTCAGAATGCGCCGGTGGCTGACGCTGGCTGCCTTGGGCAGGCCGGTTGTGCCTGAGGTATAGATCAATAGCGCCCGATCGCTGATAGTGACTGCGCGCCGCTCGGCTGGCGACAGCGGGCTTCCATCGATTCCATCCAGCATTGGATCGATGCTTGCTTCGCCGCCGCGGCCATGGATCCAGATTTTCGGCGCCCGGTTCAAATACGGCAGCGCCGTTTCGAAGACGCCCGCAAGGTCGCCGGCGAGAATGACATGGTCCGCATCGGCGACATTGATGCAGTGAGACAGCGACAGCCCGACCAGCCTGGTATTGATCAGCGCTGCGACGCCGCCGACCTTGCTGATGCCGAGCCAGGCGGCGATGTAGTCCGGCCGGCTCGGCAGCAGAAGGCAAACCGTATCGCCCGGTTCAATTCCCGCCGCCAACGCCCAGCGCGCGTAACGGTTGATCCGCTCGGCGAGTGTGCGGTAGCTGAACGTCTCGGCCTGCGATATCAGAGCGGCCCGATCCGGCTGCCGCGCCGCCCAGTCCTCCACGACGTCCGCGAACAATCGAGACGGATTGGCCTCGATGCGCGACGTCAGTTCGATGGCCTTCAGCCAGCTTTTGGCGGCGGACGGTTTTGCGCGCGGACGCAGGCTATCGGCCGATTGTTCGATCGCGTCAGTGTTCATGGCCTGAATGCTTGTTATATCCCGGAAACTTTATAATCGCGGCGGCCTGACCAAGGGTTAACCAGCAGAGTTAAAGGCCGTCTTGCTGCTCCGCAAAATAGACCCGGTCGGGGCGCCTGATGGAATGACGATAGAACGAAGGTCGAATGGATTCGCGGGGTTTCCGTTAGCGTAAGCCTTCCAAAAATGACTATGCTGCCGGTCACCGGCAGTTTTCGAAGATTGCCGAATTCACGATCTCCCTGATCTTTGTTCATAGCGGAAAATGCGCGCGTTCGTTGTCGAACTCTGACGACGGCTCCCGGGTCGCGGGAAAAGATGCGCAACCGTTCAGTGGATTTTAGGCATGAACGAAAGCATTTCGTCGCCCTTTATCCGGTATCCGATTGCGACGTCGCTGCTGATGGCGGGCATTCTGTTTATCGGCCTGGTCGCCTATCCGCTGCTGCCGGTCGCGCCGCTGCCGCAGGTCGACTTCCCGACCATTCAGATCACCGCAACGTTGCCGGGCGGCAGCCCTGAAACCATGGCCTCCTCGGTGGCGCAGCCGCTCGAGCGACAGTTCGCGCAGATTCCCGGCATCGCCCAGATGACATCGACGAGCTCGCTGGGCTCAACCGCTGTAACGATTCAGTTCGACCTCAACCGCAGCATCGACGGCGCGGCCAACGACGTGCAAGGCGCCATCAACGCCGCCGGCGGCCAGCTGCCGAAAAACCTGCCCTCGCCACCGACCTACCGCAAGGTCAATCCGGCGGATGCGCCGGTCCTGCTGTTGTCGGCAACATCCGACACCGTGCCTCTGACCACCGTGAGCGACTCCGTCGACGCCCAGCTCGCGCAGCAGATCAGCCAGATCTCGGGTGTGGCGCAGGTATTTATCGGCGGCCAGCAAAAGCCTGCGATTCGGGTTCAGATCGACCCCGCGAAGCTGGTCGCCAAGGGCCTGTCGCTGGAGGACGTCCGAAATCAGATCGCGATTACGACGGTTGACAGTCCGAAGGGGAACATCGACGGCGTCACCCGCGCCTATACGATCTACGCCAACGATCAGATGCTGGACCCAAAGGACTGGAACAACGTCATCATCGCCTACCGCAACGGCGGCCCATTGCGAATCCGCGACATCGGCACGGCGGTGTCCGGGCCGGAAGACGTAAAGCAAGCCGCCTGGGCCGACGGCAAGCGAGGCGTGTTCCTCGTCATCTTCAAGCAACCCGGCGCCAACGTCATCGAAACAGTCGACAGGATCAAGGCACAGCTGCCAAGACTGGTCGCCGCGATTCCGCCAGCGATCAAGATCAAGATTATCAGCGATCGCACCCTGACCATCCGCGCCGCCGTCGAAGACGTGCAGTCGACGCTGTTGATCACCATCGTGCTGGTGGTGCTGGTCATCTTCATCTTCCTGCGCAGTTTCTGGGCGACGGTCATTCCGACCGTGACCGTTCCGCTTGCATTGCTCGGCGCGTGCTCGCTGATGTGGGCATTCGGCTATACGCTCGACAATCTTTCATTGATGGCTTTGACGATCGCGGTCGGCTTCGTTGTCGACGACGCCATCGTGATGCTGGAAAACATCACGCGCTATATCGAGGAAGGCGAGAAGCCGCTGGCCGCCGCGTTCAAGGGCGCCAGCGAAATCGGCTTCACGATCGTGTCGATCAGCATTTCGCTGGTTGCGGTGCTGATCCCGCTGCTCTTGATGGGCGGCATCATCGGACGGCTGTTCCGCGAATTCGCGGTGACGCTGGCGATGGCTATTTTCGTCTCGCTGGTCGTGTCGCTGACGCTGACGCCGATGATGGCATCCCGCTTCCTGCGCGCGCATGGCGAAACGCGGCACGGCCGGTTTTATCAATGGAGCGAGCGCGCGTTCGACAAGATGCTTCATGCCTATGAGCGCGGTCTGGACCGCGCCTTGCGGTGGAGCAGGACGACGTTATGCATCTTCTTCGCAACGCTCGCATTGTCGATTTATCTTTTCGTCATCATTCCCAAGGGCTTCTTCCCGCAACAGGATAACGGCTTCCTCACCGCGACATCCGAGGCGGCGCAGGATATTTCCTTCGCCGACATGAAGCGGCACCAGGAGGAGCTCGGCGACATCGTGCAGCATGATCCCGATGTTGACAGCATTGCCATGTTCATAGGCGGCGGCGGCAGCGCTCTCAATACCGGCCGCATGTATATTACGCTGAAGCCGCGCAGCGAGCGCAATTCCAACGCGCAGCAAATCATCGCGCGGCTGCGACCGCAGGTCGAAAAGGTCCAGGGCGCGCAGCTGTTCATGCAAGCCTCGCAAGACGTGCGGCTCGGCGGACGCGCAACGCGTACGCAATTCGAATACACTCTGCAGGATGCAAATCTGAACGAGTTGAACGAATGGGCGCCGAAGATCCTGGGCAAGATGCAAACCCTGTCCGAGTTGCGCGACGTCGCAACCGACCAGCAGACCCAGGGAACGACGCTGGCGCTGACGATCAATCGTGACGCCGCATCGCGGTTCGGCATCCAGCCGCAGCTGATCGACGACACGCTGTACGACGCATTCGGCCAGCGCCAGGTCACCCAGTATTTCACCCAGCTCAACAGCTATCACGTGATCCTGGAAATCCTGCCCGAGTTGCAGGGCGACCTCGACACGCTCAACAAGCTCTATATCAAATCGCCGCTGACCGGCGATGAGGTGCCGTTGTCGACGTTCGCGACCTGGACCAGCGTGCCGGTCCGGCCGCTGTCAATCAGCCATCAGGGCCAGTTCCCGGCGATCACCATCAGCTTCAACCTCGCGCAGGGCGTTGCCCTCGGGCAGGCGACCAACGCCGTGCAGGGAGCGATGGTGGAGATGGGAGCGCCTCCCACGCTCAGTTCAAGTT is part of the Bradyrhizobium erythrophlei genome and encodes:
- a CDS encoding DUF3095 domain-containing protein; amino-acid sequence: MTTSATSDSFYSGIPVFRGFGSLMDPALYSPLPDNWSIGVADIVESTRAIAEARYKAVNMAGASVIAAVANALEGREFPFVFGGDGASFAVSPDDLARTGEALAASAIWVEESLNLVMRVALVPIAAVRAQGLDVRVARFGPSPNLSYAMFSGGGLGWAEAAMKRGEFAVPKASSGTQPDLTGLSCRFEEIPSVRGLILSVLVVPARGADPLLFRKVIEDVIALVERSPEAGRPVPPGGPSLRWPPAGADFEARAARGGSLLKRRAVVLARTLFVYLVMRFGISVGGFVPKTYVQQVVENSDFRKYDDGLRMVLDCTPELERALTQRLAVAAAAGSVRYGVHRQDAAMMTCFTPSALRSDHVHFIDGARGGYASAATALKATLA
- a CDS encoding patatin-like phospholipase family protein is translated as MPFGSEGVKPGIALALSGGGFRATLFHIGSCWRLTELGILPKLTRVSSVSGGSIFAGVLAAAWERLIASPDIAHYQELVVDPLRAFCKQQIDSVAIGEGLLTPWKSVSDVIAAKYQELFPIGLNQLPDTPTFVFNATNLQTGRDFRFSKAYMGDYLLGLIPTPSLPLAKAVAASSAFPPFLSPVILDSPGVFEAVDGAIYSGNPAYTARLFLTDGGVYDNLGLETVWNRCQNVLVSDAGAPFDAGATVETDWVKQTLRALSIATDQSRGLRKRALIADFTNKARGGGYWGIATDIANYHLSDALPCSDALVKPLATIRTRLNPFSNIEQEQLINWGYALCDAAVRAHAPEIIGTQKAPAWPCPAHPLS
- the htpG gene encoding molecular chaperone HtpG — protein: MTVNTDTSAVSQPFQAEVAELLHLMVHSVYSETDIFLRELISNASDACDKLRYEAIAAPDLIADGAPPKIRIAPDKKAGTLSVIDSGIGMDRQELIDNLGTIARSGTKSFLSRLTEAKDGAGLIGQFGVGFYSAFMVADRIVVTSRRAGTDQVWTWSSSGGSGFEIAPASEEDASRIARGTEIVLHLKQDAAKYLETYEIERIVRAYSDNIQFPIELKPEDGEPRQINSASALWQRSKSELTAEDYTQAYRAIAGAFDDPAMTLHYRAEGRQSYAVLLFAPSTKPFDLFEPSRKGKVKLYVRRVFIADDADLLPGYLRFIRGVIDSEDLPLNISREMLQNNPQLAQIRKAVTGRVIGELETLGEKEPEAFAKIWDAFGPVIKEGIWEDFERREKLLALSRFTTTAGERRSLKQYAESLKPNQTEVYYLVGDSLDRLKSNPKLESASARGIEVLLLTDPVDAFWTSAPLDFGGKPLKSLSQGDVDFGLIPLLDEHADDKNKENSGTDEAATIAVIKDTLGERVSDVRASQRLTTSASCLVAGGNARDRQLERLLAQQNKGAGAKPILEINMRHPLVAAIAGNKDAAADLSFLLLEQAQILDGELPEDPAAFANRLNQLVLRGLSKTEG
- the ccmA gene encoding heme ABC exporter ATP-binding protein CcmA codes for the protein MRLLGCGVRCVRGGREVFSALDFETSSGEALAVTGPNGAGKTSLLRLIAGLLTMSDGSIRLEGGESELPLPEQAHYLGHRDALKPALSVMENLAFWREFLGGEADDAGAGLAAVGLDHAAHLPAAYLSAGQRRRLSIARLLAVRRPVWLLDEPTNALDVAGQSLFATVMADHLARGGLIIAATHAPLGLPAKELRIGGAT
- the ccmB gene encoding heme exporter protein CcmB → MTAVAALIRRDLRIALRVGGGALIGVLFFLTVVVLMPFAVGPDLALLARLGPAILWLGALLASLLTLDRLFTADHEDGSLDLIVMSRTPLELACAAKALAHWLAAGLPLIIATPVLGLLLNLDAASTSAVALTLLAGTPALTFTGMIGASLAVTLHRGGLLLAVLVLPLSIPVLIFGVAASQAAISGPSSFGAPFSILCALSLVSFVIGPFAAAASLRHGLD
- a CDS encoding SDR family NAD(P)-dependent oxidoreductase codes for the protein MHNILVTGGSRGIGLAIARRLAAAGYNVIAVARRESDELREAIRHIKDGSGGLQFRAFDLSEVDAIPAFVKGLRDQFGAIYGLVNNAGIGTEGLLATMHNTEIEALLRLNTLSPIILTKYIVRQMMADGAGRIINMSSIIATTGYNGLSVYGATKAAASGFTRSLAREVGKLGITVNAIAPGFVDTELTQGLGEEQRKRIAGRSALRRLPEPDDVARMVEYLLGEGGRNVTGTVFTIDAGNTA